A part of Ictalurus furcatus strain D&B chromosome 8, Billie_1.0, whole genome shotgun sequence genomic DNA contains:
- the LOC128612040 gene encoding uncharacterized protein LOC128612040 — protein sequence FVGSFFYSFLSLVPAQTNSVHQPNPVITATAGDNVTLQCFLLGEQNTEPIVWYKQAGGHEPSLVAVVQKAQDPIYKDEVNSPRFRIEKGSKNCHLKIINVNPSDEAMYYCGLITFYTVFAKGTFLSVKGKHCDGDIKVSVFQSGESDSVPAGASVTLQCSVLSERRSAELQVLWFRAAPPQSHPQIIYTHHNSSHQCESGSSTHTCVYNFSKNILSLNDTGTYYCAVAVCGKIIFGNGTRVQLKQSLHPVVIFLAVALGVCVVVIFTHVVSSKGRNCECCHGESSVRLCILITKFTLSYLSPVPLKYSNTLIV from the exons tttgttggttCGTTTTTTTATTCGTTCCTCTCATTAGTTCCTGCACAAACAAACAGTGTCCATCAGCCGAACCCGGTGATCACTGCTACTGCTGGTGATAACGTGACTCTACAGTGCTTTCTGCTGGGAGAACAAAATACTGAACCCATCGTCTGGTACAAGCAAGCAGGAGGACACGAACCTTCTTTAGTGGCTGTGGTACAGAAAGCACAGGATCCCATTTACAAAGATGAAGTCAATTCTCCAAGGTTCAGAATCGAGAAAGGAAGCAAGAACTGTCATTTGAAGATAATCAACGTGAACCCATCAGATGAGGCCATGTATTACTGTGGCTtgattacattttacacagtattTGCAAAAGGAACATTTTTATCAGTGAAAGGTAAGcatt GTGATGGAGATATAAAAGTCTCAGTGTTCCAGAGCGGCGAGTCGGACTCGGTTCCTGCAGGAGCGTCAGTGACTCTGCAGTGCTCGGTTCTCTCTGAGAGAAGATCAGCAGAACTCCAAGTGCTCTGGTTCAGAGCTGCTCCACCACAATCCCATCctcaaatcatttacactcatcACAACAGCAGCCATCAGTGTGAGAGCGgctcttctacacacacctgtgtgtacaaCTTCTCCAAGAACATCCTCAGCCTCAATGATACTGGGACTTACTACTGCGCTGTGGCCGTGTGTGGGAAGATCATTTTTGGGAACGGGACACGAGTACAATTGA AACAATCGTTGCATCCTGTAGTGATCTTTCTCGCTGTAgctttgggagtgtgtgtggttgtgatcTTTACTCATGTTGTAAGCAGTAAAGGGAGAAACTGTGAATGTTGTCATGGTGAGTCTTCAGTAAGGTTGTGTATCTTAATTACAAAATTTACATTGAGCTATTTGAGTCCAGTTCCATTGAAGTACTCAAACACACTTATTGTCTAA
- the LOC128612041 gene encoding signal-regulatory protein beta-2-like, with product MVVISISLKFHPLFLDALYLILNSFLTPAQAVDISGPSFIPMKAGENITLNCPFVAGQGVLNIVIWYKQIFGEMPKKVGERSSYTDVKISPEFKTSGFKMEATDHSFSLKISHVKKEHQGLYYCVEFSWDNVSLSRGMLLAVTDDRDVKVSVVQSGVSDSVPAGASVTLQCSVLSESRSAVLQVLWFRAAPPQSHPQIIYTHHNSSHQCESGSSTHTCVYNFSKNILSLNDTGTYYCAVAVCGKIIFGNGTRVELENVPEIG from the exons ATGG TTGTGATTTCAATTAGTTTAAAATTTCACCCATTGTTTCTTGATGCATTGTATCTCATTTTGAATTCTTTTCTAACTCCAGCCCAAGCTGTGGATATTTCTGGACCATCATTTATCCCTATGAAGGCGGGAGAAAATATTACTCTTAACTGCCCATTTGTGGCGGGTCAGGGTGTGTTAAATATTGTCATTTGGTACAAACAAATATTTGGAGAGATGCCTAAAAAAGTGGGTGAAAGATCATCATATACAGATGTCAAAATCAGCCCAGAGTTCAAGACATCAGGATTTAAAATGGAGGCAACTGATCACAGCTTTTCCCTGAAAATTTCACATGTAAAGAAAGAACACCAAGGTCTTTACTACTGTGTAGAATTTAGCTGGGATAATGTGTCACTATCCAGAGGAATGCTCTTGGCTGTAACAG ATGACAGAGATGTAAAAGTGTCAGTGGTCCAGAGCGGCGTGTCGGACTCGGTTCCTGCAGGAGCGTCAGTGACTCTGCAGTGCTCGGTTCTCTCTGAGAGCAGATCAGCAGTACTCCAAGTGCTCTGGTTCAGAGCTGCTCCACCACAATCCCATCctcaaatcatttacactcatcACAACAGCAGCCATCAGTGTGAGAGCGgctcttctacacacacctgtgtgtacaaCTTCTCCAAGAACATCCTCAGCCTCAATGATACTGGAACTTACTACTGCGCTGTGGCCGTGTGTGGGAAGATCATTTTTGGGAACGGAACCCGAGTAGAATTGGAGAATGTACCAGAAATTGGTTAG
- the LOC128612042 gene encoding uncharacterized protein LOC128612042, whose product MAKTLIKSAQEQAPAQAVNFYKPSLVSVKSGERVTLNCTFLDSSRSDHIVWYRQRSGEIPQKLWKRLSHLDAKISPQFNSSGVKVERINNGISMTITHAKKDDEGLYFCGLSNWENVHFFNGTFLAVTDDGDVKMSVFQSGVSDSVPAGASVTLQCSVLSESRSAELQVLWFRAAPPHSHPQIIYTHHNSSHQCESGSSTHTCVYNFSKNILSLSDTGTYYCAVAVCGKIIFGNGTRVQLESVDPVLICLAVALGVCVVVIFVQVVFNYKRRNSKLCSVRLQDFVIENIPNKSDDAADLNYAALHFNQRKTKRPRKKKAQPQDCVYSEVIKSSAT is encoded by the exons ATGGCTAAAACGCTGATCAAATCTGCTCAGGAGCAAG CTCCAGCCCAAGCTGTGAATTTTTACAAACCATCACTTGTCTCTGTGAAGTCTGGAGAACGTGTTACTCTTAACTGCACATTTCTGGACAGCAGCAGATCAGATCATATTGTTTGGTACAGACAAAGATCTGGGGAGATTCCTCAGAAACTCTGGAAAAGGCTTTCACACCTGGATGCAAAAATTTCACCTCAGTTCAACAGCTCAGGAGTGAAAGTGGAGAGAATTAATAATGGGATTTCTATGACGATAACACATGCAAAAAAAGATGACGAAGGACTTTACTTCTGTGGACTGTCTAACTGGGAGAATGTACATTTTTTCAATGGAACATTCTTGGCTGTAACAG ATGATGGAGATGTAAAAATGTCAGTGTTCCAGAGCGGCGTGTCGGACTCAGTTCCTGCAGGAGCGTCAGTGACTCTGCAGTGCTCGGTTCTCTCTGAGAGCAGATCAGCAGAACTCCAAGTGCTCTGGTTCAGAGCTGCTCCACCACATTCCCATCctcaaatcatttacactcatcACAACAGCAGCCATCAGTGTGAGAGCGgctcttctacacacacctgtgtgtacaaCTTCTCCAAGAACATCCTCAGCCTCAGTGATACTGGAACTTACTACTGTGCTGTCGCCGTGTGTGGGAAGATCATTTTTGGGAACGGGACACGAGTACAGTTGG AGTCAGTAGATCCAGTACTGATCTGCCTTGCAGTAgctttgggagtgtgtgtggttgtgatcTTTGTTCAAGTCGTGTTCAACTACAAAAGGAGAAACTCTAAACTATGCAGTG TAAGACTTCAAGATTTTGTCATAGAAAATATTCCCAATAAG AGTGATGATGCAGCGGATCTCAATTACGCTGCCTTACATTTCaatca
- the LOC128611824 gene encoding uncharacterized protein LOC128611824 produces the protein MAPLWILVSSLNIIFPAQAEDCTHPSFVSVKPGERVTLNCTFHDKYSKELIVWYKQQFGDMPREVRKMRVYINTEPGISSGFKVEEIMNGISLTILQTKKTDEGLYFCGIYTWGKFTFSNGTFIAVTGNGDVKVSVFQSGVSDSVPAGASVTLQCSVLSESRSAELQVLWFRAAPPQSHPQIIYTHHNSSHQCESGSSTHTCVYNFSKNILSLNDTGTYYCAVAVCGKIIFGNGTRVQLDANKFNNQCFSRYLIVVCICLLGFSCKYLEYYHDSSVCTYSLL, from the exons ATGGCTCCACTCTGGATTCTTGTTTCATCTCTCAACATAATAT TTCCAGCCCAAGCTGAGGATTGTACCCATCCATCATTTGTCTCTGTGAAGCCTGGAGAACGTGTTACTCTAAACTGCACATTTCACGATAAATACAGTAAAGAACTTATAGTTTGGTACAAGCAGCAATTTGGAGATATGCCTCGGGAAGTGAGAAAAATGAGAGTGTATATAAACACCGAGCCTGGGATCAGCTCAGGATTTAAAGTAGAGGAGATTATGAATGGCATTTCTTTAACAAttctgcaaacaaaaaaaactgatgaAGGATTGTATTTCTGTGGAATATATACCTGGGGCAAATTTACATTTTCCAATGGAACATTCATAGCTGTGACAG GTAATGGAGACGTAAAAGTGTCAGTGTTCCAGAGTGGCGTGTCGGACTCGGTTCCTGCAGGAGCGTCAGTGACTCTGCAGTGCTCGGTTCTCTCTGAGAGCAGATCAGCAGAACTCCAAGTGCTCTGGTTCAGAGCTGCTCCACCACAATCCCATCctcaaatcatttacactcatcACAACAGCAGCCATCAGTGTGAGAGCGgctcttctacacacacctgtgtgtacaaCTTCTCCAAGAACATCCTCAGCCTCAATGATACTGGAACTTACTACTGCGCTGTGGCCGTGTGTGGGAAGATCATTTTTGGGAATGGGACACGAGTACAACTGGATGCGAACAAATTCAATAACCAGTGTTTCAGTAGGTATTTAATTGTAGTTTGTATCTGTTTACTTGGCTTTAGTTGTAAATATTTAGAATATTACCATGATTCTTCAGTGTGCACTTATTCATTATTatga